A region from the Pseudomonas sp. P8_229 genome encodes:
- the speE gene encoding polyamine aminopropyltransferase: protein MTVTKTSEYLETLYEGYGQRFRMEKLLHEVRTEHQHLVIFQNPRMGRVMALDGVIQTTEADEFIYHEMLTHVPILAHGTAKRVLIIGGGDGGMLREVTKHAGVEHITMVEIDGTVVDMCKEFLPNHSKGAYDDPRLNLVIDDGMRFVATTTEKFDVIISDSTDPIGPGEVLFSENFYQACHRCLNDGGILVTQNGTPFMQIDEVKTTAGRLKSLFPDWHFYQAAVPTYIGGSMTFAWGSTNPAYRKLSRETLQQRFIGSGIVTRYYNPEIHIGAFALPQYVLQAINKPSND from the coding sequence ATGACCGTCACCAAGACCAGCGAATACCTGGAAACCCTCTACGAAGGCTACGGCCAGCGTTTTCGCATGGAAAAACTGCTGCACGAAGTGCGCACCGAACACCAGCATCTGGTGATCTTCCAGAACCCGCGCATGGGCCGGGTGATGGCGCTGGACGGCGTGATCCAGACCACCGAAGCCGATGAATTCATCTACCACGAGATGCTTACCCACGTGCCGATCCTCGCCCACGGCACCGCCAAGCGCGTGCTGATCATCGGTGGCGGTGACGGCGGCATGCTGCGCGAAGTGACCAAGCACGCGGGTGTCGAGCACATCACCATGGTCGAGATCGACGGCACCGTGGTCGACATGTGCAAGGAATTTCTGCCGAACCATTCCAAGGGCGCCTACGATGACCCACGCCTGAATCTGGTGATCGACGACGGCATGCGTTTCGTCGCCACCACCACTGAAAAGTTCGACGTGATCATCTCCGATTCCACCGATCCGATCGGCCCGGGCGAAGTGTTGTTCTCGGAAAACTTCTACCAGGCTTGCCATCGCTGCCTGAACGACGGCGGCATCCTCGTGACCCAGAACGGCACGCCGTTCATGCAGATCGATGAAGTCAAAACCACCGCTGGTCGCCTGAAGAGCCTGTTTCCGGACTGGCACTTCTACCAGGCGGCCGTGCCGACCTACATCGGTGGTTCGATGACCTTCGCCTGGGGTTCGACCAACCCGGCCTACCGCAAGCTGAGCCGTGAAACCCTGCAACAGCGCTTCATCGGCAGCGGCATCGTCACCCGCTACTACAACCCGGAAATCCACATCGGTGCGTTCGCGTTGCCACAGTACGTGCTGCAGGCGATCAACAAGCCAAGCAACGACTAA
- a CDS encoding ankyrin repeat domain-containing protein produces MSDQSRQMTPEEAAEFTEQVFNKARDGDAEMLDRLVTAGLPVNLKNSKGDTLLMLASYYGHVDAVQVLLKHKADPEMRNGNGQSPIAGAAFKGDLAVVKALVEAGAEIEGSSFDGRTALMMAAMFNRVEIVDYLISKGADPKAKDANGITALDAARTMGAVDTTAQLEKLLA; encoded by the coding sequence ATGTCTGACCAAAGCCGCCAGATGACCCCTGAAGAAGCTGCCGAATTCACCGAGCAGGTTTTCAACAAGGCACGCGACGGTGATGCCGAGATGCTCGATCGCCTGGTCACGGCCGGTTTGCCGGTGAACCTGAAGAACAGCAAGGGCGACACGCTGCTGATGCTCGCCAGTTACTACGGTCACGTCGATGCGGTGCAGGTGCTGCTCAAGCACAAGGCCGATCCGGAAATGCGCAACGGCAACGGCCAGAGCCCGATTGCCGGCGCGGCGTTCAAAGGTGACCTGGCGGTGGTCAAGGCGCTGGTCGAGGCGGGCGCCGAAATCGAAGGTTCGTCCTTCGATGGCCGTACGGCGCTGATGATGGCGGCGATGTTCAACCGCGTCGAAATCGTCGATTACCTGATCAGCAAAGGCGCTGATCCGAAGGCCAAGGACGCCAACGGCATCACCGCGCTGGACGCAGCCCGCACCATGGGCGCGGTCGATACCACGGCGCAGCTGGAAAAACTCCTGGCCTGA
- a CDS encoding MFS transporter encodes MAALPYWRLSSFYLFYFALLGSTAPFLALYFDHLGFSAARIGELVAIPMLMRCVAPNIWGWLGDYTGKRLAIVRFGAVCTLLTFSLIFVSKTYAWLAMVMALHAFFWHAVLPQFEVITLAHLQGQTSRYSQIRLWGSIGFIITVVALGRLFEWLSLDIYPAALVLIMAGIVLSSLWVPNAQPPQGNRPSGEGFLKQLRSPGVLAFYGCVALMQMSHGPYYTFLTLHLERLGYSRGVIGMLWAVGVVAEVLMFMFMSRILARFSLRRVLMASFLLAALRWLLLGSFAEFLWVLLFAQVLHAATFGSFHAAAIAFVQRSFGARQQGQGQALYAALAGTGGAMGALYSGYSWNALGATLTFSIASLAALAAAVIIATRMQEDRP; translated from the coding sequence GTGGCGGCGCTCCCGTACTGGCGGCTGTCCAGTTTTTATCTGTTCTATTTCGCCTTGCTCGGTTCGACAGCGCCGTTTCTGGCGCTGTACTTCGATCACCTCGGGTTCAGCGCCGCGCGCATCGGCGAACTGGTGGCGATCCCGATGCTGATGCGCTGCGTGGCGCCGAACATCTGGGGCTGGCTCGGCGACTACACCGGCAAACGCCTGGCCATCGTGCGCTTCGGCGCGGTGTGCACGCTGCTGACCTTTTCGCTGATCTTCGTCAGCAAGACTTACGCCTGGCTGGCGATGGTCATGGCCTTGCACGCATTCTTCTGGCACGCCGTCCTGCCGCAGTTTGAAGTCATCACCTTGGCGCATTTGCAGGGGCAGACCTCGCGTTACAGCCAGATCCGCCTGTGGGGATCGATCGGTTTCATCATCACCGTGGTCGCCCTGGGCCGATTGTTCGAATGGCTGAGCCTCGATATCTATCCGGCGGCGCTGGTGCTGATCATGGCCGGCATCGTTCTCAGCAGCTTGTGGGTGCCGAATGCGCAACCACCGCAAGGTAATCGACCGAGCGGGGAGGGCTTCCTCAAACAACTGCGCAGCCCGGGTGTGCTGGCGTTTTACGGCTGCGTCGCGCTGATGCAGATGAGCCACGGCCCGTATTACACCTTTCTGACCCTGCACCTTGAACGACTCGGTTACAGCCGTGGCGTGATCGGCATGCTCTGGGCCGTGGGCGTGGTTGCCGAAGTGCTGATGTTCATGTTCATGAGCCGGATTCTCGCGCGGTTTTCCTTGCGTCGGGTGTTGATGGCGAGTTTTCTGCTGGCGGCGCTGCGCTGGTTGCTGCTAGGTTCGTTCGCCGAATTCCTGTGGGTGCTGTTGTTCGCGCAGGTGCTGCACGCGGCGACCTTCGGCAGCTTTCATGCGGCTGCCATCGCGTTCGTGCAACGTAGTTTCGGCGCACGCCAGCAAGGCCAGGGCCAGGCGCTGTACGCCGCGCTGGCCGGCACCGGTGGTGCGATGGGGGCGTTGTATTCCGGTTACAGCTGGAATGCCCTCGGCGCGACATTGACCTTTAGTATTGCCAGTCTCGCGGCGCTCGCTGCTGCCGTTATCATTGCCACACGTATGCAAGAGGACAGGCCATGA
- a CDS encoding DUF3509 domain-containing protein — protein MSLIQEKFTSLFSNFNVTTAPRPDGGILLTLRSSEGKVFKRALTYQQMHNADQLSWAISAIRRDLAEEASELPQIAMLQSQQRFALPTYHSL, from the coding sequence ATGAGCCTGATCCAAGAAAAATTTACCTCGCTGTTCTCCAACTTCAACGTCACCACTGCGCCACGTCCCGATGGCGGGATCCTGCTGACCCTGCGCAGCAGCGAAGGCAAAGTGTTCAAGCGCGCCCTGACGTACCAGCAAATGCACAACGCCGACCAACTGTCGTGGGCGATCAGCGCGATTCGTCGTGACCTGGCAGAAGAAGCCAGCGAACTGCCGCAGATTGCAATGTTGCAAAGCCAGCAACGCTTTGCGCTGCCGACGTATCACTCGCTGTAA
- a CDS encoding PLDc N-terminal domain-containing protein, translating into MGSTFNGLIGLIILALDIWAIINVLKSGAETGMKILWVLLIILLPVLGLIIWAIAGPRGNVRI; encoded by the coding sequence ATGGGTTCCACGTTCAATGGTCTGATCGGCCTGATCATTCTTGCCCTCGACATCTGGGCCATCATCAACGTGCTGAAAAGCGGCGCCGAGACCGGGATGAAAATCCTCTGGGTCCTGCTGATCATCCTCCTGCCGGTGCTGGGCCTGATCATCTGGGCGATCGCCGGGCCACGCGGCAACGTGCGGATCTGA
- a CDS encoding alpha/beta hydrolase, whose translation MMLRVLILSLTLFTGFAHATVLQRPISLDTGNGELFGSLLLPKSDNPVPVVLIISGSGPTDRDGNNPDGGRNDSLKRLAWVLAKHNIASVRYDKRGVAASLAATPDERNLSVEAYVNDAAAWGQKLKSDPRFGPLIVLGHSEGALIATLAASRTDAAALISLSGSARPVDQVIREQLARSLPPPLMLRSNELLDSLKAGHTDANVPAPLQPIFRPSVQPYMISLFRQDPAKAFAQLKMPALIVQGSNDMQVGVGDAQALKAAKPDAELVVIEGMNHVMRIVPADVKRQLASYKDPNLPLAAELGGKLIEFIDGLRTR comes from the coding sequence ATGATGCTGCGAGTTCTGATCTTGAGTCTTACCCTGTTTACCGGCTTTGCCCACGCGACTGTCCTGCAGCGCCCGATCTCCCTGGACACCGGCAACGGTGAACTTTTCGGCTCGCTGTTGCTGCCAAAATCCGACAACCCGGTGCCGGTTGTACTGATCATTTCGGGCTCGGGTCCTACGGATCGTGACGGCAACAACCCCGATGGCGGGCGCAACGACAGCCTCAAGCGGCTGGCCTGGGTGCTGGCCAAACACAACATCGCCAGCGTGCGCTACGACAAGCGCGGTGTAGCCGCGAGCCTGGCCGCCACACCCGACGAGCGCAATCTGTCAGTGGAGGCCTACGTCAACGATGCCGCGGCCTGGGGCCAGAAGCTGAAAAGTGATCCGCGTTTCGGCCCGCTGATTGTGCTCGGTCACAGCGAAGGTGCACTGATTGCCACCCTCGCCGCCTCGCGCACCGACGCTGCTGCGCTGATTTCGCTGTCCGGCAGCGCCCGGCCGGTCGATCAGGTGATTCGCGAGCAACTGGCGCGCAGCCTGCCGCCACCGTTGATGCTGCGCAGCAACGAACTGCTCGACAGCCTCAAGGCCGGCCACACCGATGCCAACGTGCCGGCGCCGCTGCAGCCGATCTTCCGCCCGAGTGTGCAGCCGTACATGATCTCGCTGTTCCGCCAGGATCCGGCCAAGGCCTTTGCGCAGTTGAAGATGCCGGCACTGATCGTTCAAGGCAGCAACGACATGCAGGTCGGCGTTGGCGATGCACAGGCACTGAAAGCCGCCAAACCCGACGCCGAACTGGTGGTGATCGAAGGCATGAACCACGTCATGCGTATCGTCCCCGCCGATGTGAAGCGGCAATTGGCCTCCTACAAGGACCCGAATTTGCCACTGGCAGCGGAACTGGGCGGCAAACTCATCGAGTTTATTGACGGACTTCGCACCCGTTAA
- the aroC gene encoding chorismate synthase — protein sequence MSGNTYGKLFTVTTAGESHGPALVAIVDGCPPGLEISLEDLQRDLDRRKPGTSRHTTQRQEADEVEILSGVFEGRTTGCSIGLLIRNTDQKSKDYSAIKDLFRPAHADYTYHHKYGERDYRGGGRSSARETAMRVAAGAIAKKFLATQGIVIRGYMSQLGPIEIPFKTWDSVEENAFFSPDPDKVPELEAYMDQLRRDQDSVGAKITVVAEGVMPGLGEPIFDRLDAELAHALMSINAVKGVEIGAGFACVAQRGTEHRDELTPQGFLSNNAGGILGGISSGQPIVAHLALKPTSSITTPGRSIDIHGNPVDVITKGRHDPCVGIRATPIAEAMMAIVLMDHLLRHRGQNADVRVSTPVLGQL from the coding sequence ATGTCCGGCAATACCTACGGCAAGTTGTTCACTGTCACCACCGCTGGCGAAAGTCATGGTCCGGCGTTGGTCGCCATTGTCGACGGCTGCCCGCCGGGCCTGGAGATCTCTCTTGAAGACCTGCAGCGCGACCTCGATCGCCGCAAGCCGGGCACCAGCCGCCACACCACCCAGCGCCAGGAAGCCGACGAAGTCGAAATCCTTTCCGGCGTGTTCGAAGGCCGCACCACCGGTTGCTCCATCGGCCTGCTGATCCGCAACACTGACCAGAAGTCCAAGGACTACTCGGCGATCAAGGACCTGTTCCGCCCGGCCCACGCCGACTACACCTACCACCACAAATACGGCGAGCGCGATTACCGTGGTGGCGGTCGCAGTTCGGCGCGGGAAACCGCCATGCGTGTGGCGGCCGGTGCGATCGCGAAGAAATTCCTCGCCACTCAGGGCATCGTCATTCGCGGCTACATGAGCCAGCTCGGCCCGATCGAAATTCCGTTCAAGACCTGGGATTCGGTGGAAGAGAACGCCTTCTTCAGTCCGGATCCGGACAAAGTCCCTGAGCTGGAAGCCTACATGGACCAGTTGCGTCGCGACCAGGACTCGGTCGGCGCAAAAATCACCGTCGTTGCCGAAGGCGTCATGCCAGGCCTGGGCGAGCCGATCTTCGACCGCCTCGACGCCGAACTGGCCCACGCGCTGATGAGCATCAACGCCGTCAAAGGCGTGGAAATCGGCGCTGGTTTCGCCTGCGTTGCGCAGCGCGGCACCGAGCACCGCGATGAACTGACCCCGCAAGGTTTCCTCAGCAACAATGCTGGCGGCATTCTTGGTGGCATTTCCTCGGGTCAGCCGATCGTCGCCCATCTGGCGCTCAAGCCAACATCGAGCATCACCACCCCGGGCCGTTCGATCGACATCCACGGCAACCCGGTGGACGTGATCACCAAGGGCCGTCATGACCCGTGCGTCGGTATCCGCGCCACGCCGATCGCCGAAGCGATGATGGCCATCGTGCTGATGGACCACTTGCTGCGCCACCGTGGGCAGAACGCCGACGTGCGCGTCAGCACCCCGGTGCTGGGTCAGCTTTGA
- a CDS encoding long-chain-acyl-CoA synthetase encodes MSHAPSDTITWGMMLRKLPMIAKALPRVVKGMKVANVKDPTQACGLGWTFEQATLRNPEGLALLQGDVLLTYAQVNQWANRIAHYLSAQGIGKGDVVAVFIENRPELLVTILALAKLGAVSALLNTSQTRDTLIHSVNLVAPVAIVLGEELQSAFAAIREQVSIAAQRTWFIADRDTYSHPGIAPEGYVNLISASADACSDNPPSSSEVFFDDPCFYIYTSGTTGLPKAGVFKHGRWMRSSASFGMIALNMTPDDVVYCTLPLYHATGLCVCWGSAINGASGFAIRRKFSASQFWSDVRRYRATTLGYVGELCRYLVDQPPSVDDSRHEVRKMIGNGLRPGAWAEFKTRFAVEHICELYAASDGNIGFSNILNFDNTIGFSLMAWELVAYDHDSGEPLRSADGFMRKVGKGEQGLLLARIDEKAPLDGYTDPQKTAKVVLHDVFSKGDRFFNTGDLLRNIGFGHAQFVDRLGDTYRWKGENVSTTEVENLLLQHPHISEAVAYGVEVRNTNGRAGMAAITPAESLATLDFAELLAFARQRMPAYAVPLFLRVKVKMETTGTFKYQKTRLKNEGFDPGQTGDDPIYAWLPGTQTYVQVTDQVLADIDQGKHRY; translated from the coding sequence ATGAGTCACGCGCCAAGCGACACGATTACCTGGGGCATGATGCTCCGCAAACTGCCGATGATCGCCAAGGCCCTCCCGCGAGTGGTCAAGGGCATGAAGGTGGCCAACGTCAAGGACCCGACCCAGGCATGTGGCCTTGGCTGGACATTCGAACAAGCGACCCTGCGCAATCCTGAAGGCCTGGCGTTATTGCAGGGCGATGTCCTGCTGACCTATGCGCAGGTCAACCAGTGGGCCAATCGCATCGCCCACTATCTGAGTGCGCAGGGCATCGGCAAGGGTGATGTGGTCGCGGTGTTCATCGAAAACCGCCCGGAACTGCTGGTGACCATTCTGGCGCTGGCCAAGCTCGGCGCGGTCAGCGCGCTGCTCAACACCTCGCAGACCCGCGACACGCTGATCCACAGCGTGAATCTGGTGGCGCCGGTGGCGATTGTGCTCGGCGAGGAACTGCAGTCGGCGTTTGCCGCGATCCGTGAGCAAGTGTCGATCGCGGCGCAGCGCACCTGGTTTATCGCCGACCGCGACACCTACAGCCACCCGGGCATTGCGCCTGAAGGCTACGTCAACCTGATCAGCGCCAGTGCCGATGCCTGTTCTGACAACCCGCCCAGCAGCAGTGAAGTGTTCTTCGACGATCCGTGCTTTTACATCTACACCTCTGGCACTACCGGCCTGCCCAAGGCCGGGGTGTTCAAGCACGGCCGCTGGATGCGCAGCTCGGCCAGCTTCGGCATGATCGCCCTGAACATGACCCCCGACGACGTCGTCTATTGCACCTTGCCGCTGTACCACGCCACCGGGCTCTGCGTGTGCTGGGGCTCGGCGATCAACGGTGCCTCCGGATTTGCGATCCGCCGCAAGTTCAGCGCCAGCCAGTTCTGGAGTGACGTGCGTCGCTATCGTGCGACCACCCTCGGCTATGTTGGCGAATTGTGTCGCTATCTGGTCGATCAACCGCCCAGCGTCGACGACAGCCGCCACGAGGTGCGCAAGATGATCGGCAACGGCTTGCGTCCCGGTGCCTGGGCGGAGTTCAAGACCCGCTTTGCCGTCGAGCATATCTGCGAGCTGTACGCGGCAAGCGACGGCAACATCGGCTTCAGCAACATCCTCAACTTCGACAACACCATCGGTTTCTCGTTGATGGCCTGGGAGCTGGTGGCCTACGACCACGATAGCGGTGAGCCATTGCGCAGCGCCGACGGCTTCATGCGCAAGGTCGGCAAGGGCGAGCAGGGCTTGCTGCTGGCGCGGATCGACGAGAAAGCCCCGCTGGACGGCTACACCGACCCGCAGAAAACCGCCAAAGTGGTGCTGCACGACGTGTTCAGCAAGGGCGACCGCTTTTTCAACACCGGCGACCTGCTGCGCAATATCGGTTTCGGCCATGCACAGTTCGTCGACCGCCTCGGCGATACCTATCGCTGGAAGGGCGAAAACGTCTCGACCACTGAAGTGGAAAACCTCCTGCTGCAGCATCCGCACATCTCAGAGGCAGTCGCCTACGGCGTCGAAGTGCGCAACACCAACGGTCGCGCCGGGATGGCCGCGATCACCCCGGCCGAGTCCCTGGCGACCCTGGATTTCGCCGAGCTGCTGGCGTTCGCCCGTCAGCGCATGCCGGCCTATGCGGTGCCGCTGTTTTTGCGGGTCAAGGTGAAAATGGAAACCACCGGGACTTTCAAATACCAGAAGACCCGTCTGAAAAACGAAGGCTTCGACCCCGGTCAGACGGGCGATGACCCGATCTACGCGTGGCTGCCCGGCACCCAGACTTACGTGCAAGTGACGGATCAGGTATTAGCGGATATTGATCAGGGCAAGCACCGTTATTGA
- the mtnC gene encoding acireductone synthase yields the protein MSIKAIVTDIEGTTSAVSFVFDVLFPYAAKHLPDFVRQNAERADVAEQLDAVRRDSNAPQADVERVVEILLSWIEEDRKATPLKALQGMVWAQGYHAGQLKGHVYPDAVDALQRWHAAGYQLFVYSSGSIQAQKLIFGCSEAGDLTPLFSGYFDTTSGPKREAQSYTNIQQAIGVEAGELLFLSDIVEELDAAQAAGLQTCGLAREGGELGSHVTVDTFTGIEPEAF from the coding sequence ATGTCGATCAAAGCCATCGTCACTGACATCGAAGGCACCACCAGCGCGGTGAGTTTCGTTTTTGATGTGCTGTTTCCGTACGCGGCCAAACACCTGCCGGATTTTGTTCGGCAGAACGCCGAACGCGCCGATGTGGCCGAGCAACTCGACGCCGTGCGCCGTGACAGCAATGCGCCGCAGGCCGATGTTGAGCGGGTTGTAGAAATTCTCTTGAGCTGGATCGAGGAAGACCGCAAAGCCACGCCGCTCAAAGCCTTGCAGGGCATGGTCTGGGCGCAGGGTTATCACGCCGGGCAGTTGAAGGGGCATGTTTACCCGGACGCGGTAGACGCACTGCAACGCTGGCATGCGGCGGGTTATCAACTGTTTGTGTATTCGTCGGGTTCGATCCAGGCGCAGAAGCTGATCTTCGGTTGCTCGGAGGCGGGGGATTTGACGCCGCTGTTCAGCGGGTATTTCGACACCACGTCGGGGCCCAAGCGTGAGGCGCAGTCGTACACGAACATCCAGCAAGCCATTGGCGTTGAAGCGGGTGAACTCCTGTTCCTCTCGGACATCGTCGAAGAACTTGACGCCGCTCAAGCGGCCGGCCTGCAGACCTGCGGCCTGGCGCGTGAAGGCGGGGAGCTGGGAAGCCATGTCACCGTCGACACTTTCACCGGTATCGAACCGGAAGCGTTCTAG
- a CDS encoding methylthioribulose 1-phosphate dehydratase, which yields MSLTREQLAQQIVDAGRFLYGRGWSPATSSNYSTRLSASEALLTVSGKHKGQLGLDDVLATDLSGNSLEPGKKPSAETLLHTQLYSWRPEIGAVLHTHSVNATVLSRLTPEDFIEFEDYELQKAFSGISTHESRVRVPIFDNDQDIARLATKVQPWLDAHPDCVGYLIRGHGLYTWGAQMSDALRQIEAFEFLFECELKTRSVMNRQG from the coding sequence ATGAGCCTTACGCGTGAACAGCTTGCCCAGCAAATCGTCGACGCCGGGCGTTTTCTTTATGGTCGCGGCTGGTCGCCGGCCACCAGCAGCAATTATTCGACACGCCTGTCGGCCAGCGAAGCGCTGCTGACCGTGTCCGGCAAGCACAAGGGCCAGTTGGGTCTGGACGACGTGCTCGCCACCGACTTGTCCGGCAACAGCCTGGAACCGGGGAAAAAACCGTCCGCCGAAACCCTGCTGCACACCCAGCTCTACAGCTGGCGCCCAGAGATCGGCGCGGTGCTGCACACCCACTCGGTGAACGCCACGGTGCTGTCGCGCCTGACGCCTGAAGACTTCATCGAGTTCGAAGATTACGAACTGCAAAAAGCCTTCAGCGGCATCTCGACCCACGAATCCCGGGTGCGCGTGCCGATCTTCGACAACGATCAGGACATTGCGCGCCTCGCCACCAAGGTGCAGCCTTGGCTCGACGCCCATCCCGATTGCGTCGGTTATCTGATTCGCGGCCACGGCCTCTATACCTGGGGCGCGCAGATGAGCGACGCCCTGCGGCAGATCGAGGCCTTCGAATTCCTGTTTGAATGCGAGTTGAAAACCCGCAGCGTCATGAACCGCCAAGGCTGA
- a CDS encoding 1,2-dihydroxy-3-keto-5-methylthiopentene dioxygenase, with the protein MSSLSVYHVSSPDIPNKVLTHFEDIASTLAEQGVRFDRWQAAAKIQPGATQEEVISAYQQQIDKLMTERGYITVDVISLNSDHPQKAELRARFLEEHRHGEDEVRFFVAGRGLFTLHIDDYVYAVLCEKNDLISVPAGTKHWFDMGEHPHFVAIRLFNNPEGWVANFTGEDIAGRFPRLED; encoded by the coding sequence ATGAGCAGCCTGTCCGTTTATCACGTCTCCAGCCCTGACATTCCGAACAAGGTGCTGACCCATTTCGAAGACATTGCCTCGACGCTCGCCGAGCAGGGCGTGCGCTTTGACCGCTGGCAAGCGGCGGCGAAGATCCAGCCCGGAGCCACCCAGGAAGAAGTGATCAGCGCTTATCAGCAGCAGATCGACAAGCTCATGACCGAGCGCGGCTACATCACCGTCGACGTGATCAGCCTCAACAGCGATCACCCGCAAAAAGCCGAACTGCGCGCCAGGTTCCTTGAAGAGCACCGCCATGGCGAAGACGAAGTCAGATTTTTCGTCGCTGGTCGTGGGTTGTTTACCCTGCACATCGATGATTACGTCTACGCCGTACTCTGCGAGAAGAACGATTTGATCTCGGTGCCGGCCGGCACCAAACACTGGTTCGACATGGGTGAGCATCCGCACTTCGTGGCGATTCGTCTGTTCAACAACCCGGAAGGCTGGGTTGCCAATTTCACCGGCGAAGACATCGCCGGCCGTTTCCCGCGTCTGGAGGACTGA